The following proteins come from a genomic window of Lachnoclostridium phytofermentans ISDg:
- the ileS gene encoding isoleucine--tRNA ligase, giving the protein MYEKVSTNLNFVDREKEVLKFWKENEIFEKSIDSRKEGETFTFYDGPPTANGKPHIGHVLTRVIKDMIPRYRTMKGCMVPRKAGWDTHGLPVELEVEKLLELNGKEQIEQYGLEPFITKCKESVWKYKGMWEDFSGTVGFWADMDDPYVTYHNDYIESVWWSLKQVWDKGLLYKGYKIVPYCPRCGTPLASHEVAQGYKDVKEKSVIAKFRVMDSANEYFLAWTTTPWTLPSNVALCVNPKEDYVKVEVSVNAKGNVVKSPKGEEEVTEEHTAVGVEYYILAEALCSVIEGDYRVVESYKGSDLEYMKYDPLFDYAYNNADGTRNEKANRNNVNGKKAYYVTCADYVTLTDGTGIVHIAPAFGADDANVGNRYELPFVQLVDEKGQMKAEVTDFAGLFCKKSDEGILKKLGETKQLFKVLKFEHSYPFCWRCDTPLIYYARESWFIKMTAVKDKMIANNNTINWIPETIGKGRFGDWLENLQDWGISRNRYWGTPLNVWTCDCGKMHSIGSIEELKSMSKNCPEDIELHRPYIDNVTITCPDCGKEMHRVPEVIDCWYDSGAMPFAQHHYPFENKEKFEAQFPADFISEAVDQTRGWFYSLLAISTLIFDKAPYKNVIVLGHVQDENGQKMSKSKGNAVDPFDALEEYGADAIRWYFYINSAPWLPNRFHGKAVVEGQRKFMGTLWNTYAFFVLYANIDQFDATKYSLDYDKLPVMDKWLLSKLNTVVKTVDENLAAYKIPETARALQEFVDELSNWYVRRGRERFWAKGMEQDKINAYMTLYTALVTIAKASAPMVPFMAEDIYRNLVCSIDKNAPLSVHLCDFPTWDAKLIDTKLEADMEAVLEIVVLGRACRNTANIKQRQPISKMYVKAELTYTANDGSVVEGMSDFYKEIIEDELNVKNVVFTSDVRNFTSYTFKPQLKTLGRRFGSKLNALKEVLSSLNGNETMDELNEKGTLTITLDGTEEVLEKDDLLIDAAQMEGYVTDSDYGITVVLDTNLTEELIEEGFVREVISKVQTMRKDAGFEVMDHIVVSVKDNEKVEAIVKKNVAEISSIVLADDVVYGEAQGFSKEWNLNGEDVTLGVMKVNA; this is encoded by the coding sequence ATGTACGAAAAGGTATCAACCAATCTGAATTTTGTTGACAGAGAAAAAGAAGTATTGAAGTTCTGGAAAGAGAATGAAATCTTTGAGAAAAGTATTGATTCCAGAAAAGAAGGAGAGACATTTACGTTTTATGATGGACCTCCAACTGCAAATGGTAAACCACACATTGGACACGTATTAACACGTGTTATTAAAGATATGATTCCAAGATACCGTACTATGAAGGGTTGTATGGTTCCAAGAAAGGCTGGATGGGATACTCATGGTCTTCCAGTAGAGCTTGAAGTTGAGAAGCTTCTAGAATTAAATGGTAAAGAGCAGATTGAACAGTATGGTTTAGAGCCATTTATTACAAAGTGTAAGGAAAGTGTTTGGAAATACAAAGGGATGTGGGAAGATTTCTCTGGTACCGTTGGTTTCTGGGCAGATATGGATGATCCATATGTAACTTACCATAACGATTATATTGAATCTGTATGGTGGTCCTTGAAGCAAGTCTGGGATAAGGGCTTATTATACAAAGGTTATAAAATTGTACCTTACTGTCCAAGATGTGGAACACCTCTTGCTTCTCATGAGGTAGCACAAGGATATAAGGATGTAAAGGAGAAATCCGTTATCGCTAAATTTAGAGTAATGGATTCTGCAAATGAGTATTTCTTAGCATGGACAACAACACCTTGGACACTTCCATCTAACGTAGCGCTTTGTGTTAATCCAAAGGAAGACTATGTGAAGGTAGAAGTTTCAGTAAATGCGAAAGGTAATGTCGTAAAGAGCCCTAAGGGTGAGGAAGAAGTTACTGAGGAACATACAGCAGTCGGTGTAGAGTACTATATCTTAGCAGAAGCATTATGCTCCGTCATTGAAGGAGATTATAGAGTAGTTGAGAGTTACAAAGGATCTGATCTTGAGTATATGAAATATGATCCACTATTTGACTATGCATATAATAATGCGGATGGAACTAGAAATGAAAAAGCAAACCGTAACAATGTCAATGGCAAGAAGGCTTATTATGTAACTTGTGCTGACTATGTTACATTAACGGATGGTACTGGTATCGTTCATATTGCTCCAGCCTTTGGTGCAGACGATGCGAATGTAGGTAATCGTTATGAATTACCTTTCGTACAGTTAGTGGATGAAAAAGGTCAGATGAAGGCAGAGGTTACCGATTTCGCAGGACTATTCTGCAAGAAGAGTGATGAAGGAATCCTTAAGAAATTAGGAGAAACAAAGCAATTATTTAAGGTTCTTAAATTTGAGCATAGTTATCCATTCTGCTGGAGATGTGATACTCCTCTGATCTACTATGCAAGAGAGTCCTGGTTCATCAAGATGACAGCTGTGAAAGACAAGATGATTGCAAACAATAATACAATCAACTGGATTCCTGAGACCATAGGTAAAGGACGTTTTGGTGACTGGTTAGAGAATCTTCAGGATTGGGGTATCAGCCGTAATCGTTACTGGGGAACTCCATTAAATGTTTGGACTTGTGATTGTGGCAAGATGCATTCGATTGGAAGCATTGAAGAATTAAAGTCTATGTCTAAGAATTGTCCAGAGGATATCGAGCTTCACAGACCGTACATTGATAACGTAACAATTACCTGTCCTGATTGTGGCAAGGAAATGCATCGTGTACCTGAAGTTATTGACTGTTGGTATGATTCTGGTGCAATGCCATTTGCACAGCATCATTATCCATTTGAAAATAAAGAGAAGTTCGAAGCACAGTTCCCAGCAGATTTTATCTCTGAAGCTGTTGACCAGACGAGAGGTTGGTTCTACTCCTTACTTGCAATTTCAACACTTATCTTTGATAAAGCTCCATATAAGAATGTTATCGTTCTTGGGCACGTTCAGGATGAGAATGGTCAGAAGATGAGTAAATCTAAAGGAAATGCAGTAGATCCGTTTGATGCGTTAGAGGAATATGGCGCAGATGCGATTCGTTGGTACTTCTATATTAACTCAGCTCCTTGGTTACCAAACCGTTTTCATGGAAAGGCAGTAGTAGAAGGACAGCGTAAGTTCATGGGTACTCTATGGAATACCTATGCATTCTTCGTACTATATGCAAACATTGACCAATTTGATGCAACCAAATATTCTTTAGATTATGATAAACTTCCAGTTATGGATAAATGGTTACTTAGTAAGTTAAACACAGTGGTTAAGACTGTGGATGAAAACCTTGCTGCTTATAAGATTCCTGAGACTGCTAGAGCACTTCAGGAGTTCGTAGATGAGCTAAGTAACTGGTATGTAAGACGTGGTCGTGAACGTTTCTGGGCAAAGGGAATGGAGCAGGATAAGATTAATGCTTACATGACGTTATACACTGCATTAGTAACGATTGCAAAGGCTTCTGCGCCTATGGTTCCATTCATGGCAGAAGATATCTACCGTAACCTTGTATGCAGTATCGATAAGAACGCACCATTAAGCGTCCACCTATGTGATTTCCCAACCTGGGATGCGAAGTTAATTGATACTAAGCTTGAGGCAGATATGGAAGCAGTTCTTGAGATCGTAGTTCTTGGCCGTGCATGTAGAAATACAGCAAACATTAAGCAGAGACAGCCAATTTCTAAGATGTATGTAAAAGCAGAGTTAACTTATACAGCAAACGATGGTAGCGTAGTAGAAGGAATGTCTGACTTCTATAAGGAAATTATTGAAGATGAGTTGAATGTAAAGAATGTAGTATTTACTTCTGATGTTCGTAACTTTACTTCTTATACATTTAAGCCACAGCTTAAGACTCTTGGTCGCCGTTTTGGTAGTAAGTTAAATGCGTTAAAAGAAGTATTATCTTCTTTAAACGGTAATGAAACGATGGATGAATTAAATGAGAAGGGAACTCTTACAATTACTTTAGATGGTACAGAAGAAGTTCTTGAAAAGGATGACCTTTTAATTGATGCAGCTCAGATGGAAGGCTATGTAACAGATAGTGACTATGGAATTACTGTAGTTCTTGATACAAATCTAACAGAGGAGTTAATCGAAGAGGGATTTGTACGTGAAGTAATTAGTAAGGTTCAGACAATGCGTAAAGATGCCGGATTCGAAGTAATGGATCATATTGTGGTATCTGTTAAGGATAATGAAAAGGTAGAAGCAATTGTGAAGAAAAATGTTGCTGAAATCTCTTCTATCGTTCTTGCAGATGATGTGGTTTATGGAGAAGCTCAGGGCTTTAGCAAAGAGTGGAACTTAAATGGTGAGGATGTAACTCTTGGCGTTATGAAAGTGAATGCTTAA
- a CDS encoding citrate/2-methylcitrate synthase, with translation MKDVIFQVTPQVRKLAAICTSRDKVPVELYRQYDVKRGLRDLNGKGVLAGLTNISEVHAKDIINGEEVPCEGRLFYRGYDVRELTDGFLSEGRYGFEEVTYLLLFGELPTKEQLEEFKVELGQRRSLPHNFCRDVIMKAPSKDIMISLAKSILTIYSYDVEAENTSIPNVMRQCLNLISQFPMLAVYSYNAYYHSIGNSLHIHPPKEEFSMAENILYMLRPDKQFTPFEAAVLDLALVLHMEHGGGNNSSFTTRVVTSSGTDTYSVMAAALASLKGPRHGGANIKVMQMFDDLKGKISDWKDEEAIADYLLRILRKEEFDRSGLIYGIGHAVYSISDPRADIFKNFVGKLATEKGQEKEFELYTIVERLAPKLIGEERKIYKGVNANVDFYSGFVYRMLELPLELYTPMFAVARIVGWSAHRLEELVSAEKIIRPAYRSVHDRREYEAMEGREDQTK, from the coding sequence ATGAAAGATGTTATTTTTCAAGTCACCCCACAGGTGAGGAAGTTAGCTGCCATATGTACGAGCAGGGATAAGGTCCCAGTTGAGTTATACCGTCAGTATGATGTGAAGCGTGGCTTAAGAGATCTTAACGGAAAGGGAGTCCTCGCCGGGCTTACGAATATTTCGGAAGTTCATGCAAAAGATATTATTAATGGTGAAGAGGTACCATGTGAAGGTAGGCTTTTTTACCGTGGCTATGATGTCAGGGAATTAACGGATGGTTTCTTATCTGAAGGTAGATATGGATTTGAAGAGGTTACCTATCTATTATTATTTGGAGAACTACCTACCAAGGAGCAATTAGAAGAATTTAAGGTAGAGCTAGGGCAAAGAAGGTCATTACCTCATAATTTCTGCCGTGATGTTATTATGAAAGCACCTAGCAAGGATATTATGATATCCCTCGCAAAAAGTATTTTAACTATCTATTCTTATGATGTAGAGGCTGAGAATACCTCTATACCTAATGTAATGAGACAATGTCTAAATCTTATAAGTCAATTTCCAATGTTGGCTGTGTATAGTTACAACGCATATTACCATAGTATCGGGAACAGTCTACATATTCATCCACCAAAAGAAGAGTTTTCGATGGCGGAGAATATCCTATATATGTTACGTCCAGATAAGCAATTTACTCCTTTTGAAGCAGCTGTGCTTGATTTAGCTTTAGTACTTCATATGGAGCATGGCGGTGGTAATAACTCCTCTTTTACTACCCGTGTTGTTACATCTTCTGGAACTGATACCTATTCTGTTATGGCTGCGGCATTAGCTTCCTTGAAAGGGCCAAGACATGGTGGCGCGAATATCAAAGTTATGCAAATGTTTGATGACTTAAAGGGTAAGATTAGTGACTGGAAGGATGAAGAAGCAATTGCAGATTATCTACTAAGAATTCTTAGAAAAGAGGAATTTGATCGTTCCGGCCTTATCTATGGTATCGGCCATGCTGTCTATTCTATTTCGGATCCAAGAGCTGATATCTTTAAGAATTTCGTAGGAAAACTGGCAACGGAAAAAGGGCAAGAAAAAGAATTTGAATTATATACTATTGTAGAAAGACTTGCTCCGAAATTAATTGGAGAAGAGCGAAAGATTTATAAAGGTGTTAATGCGAATGTCGATTTCTATAGCGGATTTGTTTATCGGATGCTTGAATTACCACTAGAATTATATACTCCAATGTTTGCTGTAGCAAGAATTGTTGGATGGAGTGCCCACCGCTTAGAGGAACTTGTAAGTGCAGAAAAAATTATCCGTCCTGCTTATCGTAGTGTTCACGATCGTAGAGAATATGAGGCAATGGAAGGACGTGAAGATCAAACAAAATAG
- a CDS encoding MarR family winged helix-turn-helix transcriptional regulator, giving the protein MQTEPSDLIIMMHHLRSVVSQLRLQNDLTFGEFCAMSMIAESQKDGNQKLTPTSLNEQLGTKKPATSRMLTVIEKKGFLQKVSDAKDHRIYYLELTALGKQALLREQDAFHKLLGRIGRRMGKDEITQMVVSLQKLGNILEED; this is encoded by the coding sequence ATGCAAACGGAACCCAGTGATCTTATTATCATGATGCATCATTTGCGCTCTGTCGTAAGTCAGCTGCGTCTGCAAAACGATTTGACCTTTGGAGAATTTTGTGCGATGAGCATGATTGCAGAATCACAAAAAGATGGCAATCAGAAACTGACACCGACTAGCTTGAATGAACAACTTGGTACAAAGAAGCCGGCAACCTCTCGTATGCTTACCGTTATAGAGAAAAAAGGTTTTCTTCAGAAGGTAAGCGATGCGAAAGACCATCGGATTTACTATCTTGAACTAACAGCTTTGGGAAAACAAGCACTCTTAAGAGAGCAAGATGCCTTTCATAAATTGTTGGGAAGAATAGGAAGGCGAATGGGAAAAGATGAAATAACACAGATGGTTGTATCTCTTCAAAAGTTGGGGAACATATTAGAAGAGGATTAG